One region of Hymenobacter sediminicola genomic DNA includes:
- a CDS encoding energy transducer TonB produces the protein MKHLFFILLLVASGGMALAQQPAPPTKQPIELKAGRMQAQARPAANRPDVAPQYVGGAQAMGAFFQENIKYPEAARVKSLTGNVEVTATVGADGRLSNPVVAKSLSPECDAEALRVLALMPAWKPATRKGEPVPVQVRLPVPFANGSILKVEQGKTKFE, from the coding sequence ATGAAACATCTGTTCTTCATCTTGCTGCTCGTAGCTTCGGGCGGTATGGCACTGGCTCAGCAGCCTGCTCCACCGACTAAGCAGCCCATCGAGTTGAAGGCCGGCCGCATGCAGGCGCAGGCCCGCCCCGCCGCCAACCGCCCCGATGTGGCCCCGCAGTACGTGGGTGGCGCGCAGGCAATGGGCGCCTTTTTTCAGGAGAACATAAAGTATCCGGAAGCCGCGCGCGTCAAAAGCCTTACCGGCAACGTGGAAGTCACGGCCACGGTCGGCGCAGATGGCCGCCTGAGCAACCCGGTAGTGGCCAAGTCCCTGTCGCCGGAGTGTGATGCTGAGGCGCTGCGGGTACTGGCCCTCATGCCGGCCTGGAAACCCGCCACCCGCAAGGGCGAGCCGGTACCGGTACAGGTCAGACTGCCGGTGCCTTTCGCCAACGGCAGCATTCTGAAGGTGGAGCAGGGAAAAACGAAATTTGAATAG
- a CDS encoding ABC transporter ATP-binding protein codes for MARSGMNTSGIDLAPVPEKKKLSKESFQRGLRIFRFTLPYRGKFIIGLLLLAFSTSTFLAFPWVAGKLVDAANHKPVSLPGGLVLDIDRIALLLFCIIVLQGLFSFGRIWFFTQVSEFTVRDIRRGLYQKFMHLPIPYFETHRVGEINSRITTDVAQIQDAFSLTLAELFRQVVTLLFSIGAIMMVSIKLSLFMLATFPLIVGLVFLFGRNIRALARTTQDELAKTNIIVAETLQAINTVKAFTNEGFEVDRYNFSLNRAVKAALRGNMYRGAFVSFVIIGLLGGIILVLWRGATLVSSTGPDHLEIGQLVSFIIYTGFVGASVGGLGELYGKVQSTLGASERILEILDEPTEPTHQPRVAGRAPLQIRGDIDYQNVAFRYPTRPDMAVLKDISFDIQAGEKVALVGPSGAGKSTIVQLLMQFYELSGGKILIDGRPTSQYDLTELRGHIGIVPQETILFGGSIRENIAYGKTDATDEEIVLAARKANAWQFIESFPEGLDTLVGERGIKLSGGQRQRVAIARAILKNPAILILDEATSSLDSESEKLVQQAMDELMQNRTSIIIAHRLSTIRKADKILVIDGGRIVEQGTHEELAHNDNGLYANLLKLQFELS; via the coding sequence ATGGCCCGAAGCGGAATGAATACCAGCGGCATCGACCTTGCGCCGGTGCCCGAGAAAAAGAAACTCAGCAAAGAAAGTTTTCAGCGCGGGCTGCGGATTTTCCGCTTCACGCTGCCCTACCGGGGCAAGTTCATTATTGGGCTGCTGCTGCTGGCGTTCAGCACCAGCACGTTTCTGGCGTTTCCGTGGGTAGCTGGCAAACTGGTAGATGCCGCCAACCACAAGCCCGTGTCGCTGCCCGGCGGCCTCGTGCTCGACATCGACCGGATTGCGCTGCTGCTGTTCTGCATCATTGTGCTGCAGGGGCTGTTTTCTTTTGGCCGGATCTGGTTTTTTACGCAGGTAAGCGAGTTTACCGTGCGCGACATTCGGCGGGGACTGTACCAGAAGTTCATGCACCTGCCCATCCCGTACTTCGAGACGCACCGCGTAGGCGAAATCAACTCCCGCATCACCACCGATGTAGCACAGATTCAGGATGCTTTTTCGCTGACTCTGGCCGAGCTGTTCCGGCAGGTTGTGACGCTGCTCTTCAGCATCGGGGCCATTATGATGGTCAGCATCAAGCTGTCCTTGTTTATGCTGGCCACTTTTCCACTGATTGTAGGGCTGGTATTTCTGTTCGGGCGCAACATCCGCGCCCTGGCACGCACGACGCAGGATGAGCTGGCTAAAACCAACATCATTGTGGCCGAAACGCTGCAGGCCATCAACACGGTGAAGGCTTTCACCAACGAGGGGTTTGAAGTAGACCGTTATAACTTCTCGCTGAACCGGGCCGTGAAAGCAGCCCTGCGCGGCAATATGTACCGGGGCGCTTTTGTCTCCTTCGTGATTATCGGGCTGTTGGGAGGCATTATTCTGGTGCTCTGGCGTGGGGCTACTCTTGTCAGTTCAACCGGGCCCGACCACCTCGAAATTGGCCAACTGGTGTCGTTCATCATTTATACCGGCTTTGTGGGTGCTTCCGTAGGCGGCCTTGGCGAGCTGTACGGCAAGGTGCAAAGCACGCTGGGCGCGTCGGAGCGGATTCTGGAAATCCTCGACGAGCCCACCGAACCCACCCACCAGCCGCGCGTAGCCGGCCGGGCACCATTGCAAATCCGCGGCGACATCGACTACCAGAACGTTGCCTTTCGCTACCCTACCCGCCCCGACATGGCAGTACTCAAAGACATCAGCTTTGATATTCAGGCCGGCGAGAAAGTTGCGCTGGTAGGCCCGTCGGGGGCCGGCAAATCCACGATTGTGCAGCTGCTGATGCAATTTTACGAGCTAAGCGGCGGCAAGATTCTGATAGATGGCCGCCCCACCAGCCAATACGACCTTACGGAGTTGCGCGGGCACATCGGCATCGTGCCGCAGGAAACCATCCTGTTTGGGGGTAGTATCCGCGAGAATATTGCCTATGGCAAAACCGACGCGACCGATGAGGAAATTGTGTTGGCGGCACGCAAGGCCAATGCCTGGCAGTTTATTGAGTCGTTTCCGGAAGGGCTGGACACGCTGGTGGGCGAGCGGGGCATCAAGCTCAGCGGCGGCCAGCGCCAGCGGGTAGCCATTGCCCGCGCCATCCTGAAAAACCCAGCCATCCTGATTCTTGATGAGGCTACCTCTTCTCTCGACTCGGAAAGCGAGAAACTAGTGCAGCAGGCCATGGACGAACTGATGCAGAACCGGACCAGCATCATCATTGCCCACCGCCTCAGCACCATCCGCAAAGCCGACAAGATCCTCGTGATTGACGGCGGCCGCATCGTGGAGCAGGGCACGCATGAAGAATTAGCCCACAACGACAACGGCCTCTACGCCAACCTGCTCAAGCTGCAGTTTGAGCTGAGCTAG
- a CDS encoding cation diffusion facilitator family transporter translates to MSVTRLKQRLALLSLVVSLALVLVKFYAYFLTRSQAVLTDALESIINVVASGFALYSVYLASLPKDENHPYGHGKIEHLSVGFEGGLILMAGGFIFYSAVKSMLYPHTLEQPGWGMVLLAATAIVNLLVGFVLVRAGRQHHSPTLVGDGQHLYIDSLSTLVSCAALLMVLVTGDVVFDSAASVLLGVFIVVNGYRMVRRSVGGLMDESDVATVAQVIGELQTLRQPAWIDVHNLRVLRYGANLHIDCHVSMPYYFSLEEVHTEVHRIEDFIRSRFEVEVEMFVHADPCSFAACSHCHMADCPVRQHAFTREIPWTVANAMKDERHYLAEQA, encoded by the coding sequence ATGTCCGTCACCCGACTCAAACAACGTCTGGCTTTGCTTTCGCTCGTGGTGAGCTTGGCCCTGGTGCTGGTGAAGTTCTACGCCTATTTCCTGACCCGCTCACAGGCCGTTTTGACCGACGCCCTGGAGTCCATTATCAATGTGGTGGCTAGTGGGTTTGCCCTCTACAGCGTGTATCTGGCCAGTCTGCCCAAGGACGAAAACCACCCGTACGGCCACGGTAAGATTGAGCATCTGTCGGTAGGGTTTGAGGGCGGCTTGATTCTGATGGCGGGCGGCTTTATTTTCTATTCGGCCGTCAAGTCAATGCTGTATCCGCACACATTGGAGCAGCCGGGCTGGGGGATGGTGCTACTGGCCGCTACGGCCATCGTAAATCTGCTGGTGGGCTTTGTGCTGGTGCGGGCCGGCCGCCAGCACCACTCGCCGACATTGGTCGGGGATGGGCAACATCTCTATATCGATTCGCTCAGCACGCTGGTATCCTGTGCGGCGCTGCTGATGGTGCTGGTTACCGGCGACGTAGTTTTTGACTCTGCTGCTTCGGTGTTGCTGGGCGTGTTTATCGTCGTAAATGGTTACCGCATGGTGCGCCGCTCGGTGGGTGGCCTCATGGACGAGTCGGATGTGGCTACCGTGGCACAGGTAATCGGGGAGCTACAGACGCTGCGCCAGCCCGCTTGGATAGATGTGCACAACCTGCGCGTGCTGCGCTACGGGGCCAATCTGCACATCGACTGCCACGTGAGCATGCCCTACTATTTCAGCCTGGAAGAAGTGCATACCGAAGTGCACCGCATCGAGGATTTTATTCGCAGCCGGTTTGAGGTGGAAGTAGAAATGTTTGTGCACGCCGACCCCTGTTCGTTTGCCGCCTGCTCGCACTGCCACATGGCCGATTGTCCTGTGCGCCAACATGCCTTCACCCGCGAAATTCCCTGGACCGTAGCCAACGCCATGAAGGACGAGCGGCATTATCTGGCAGAGCAAGCGTAA
- a CDS encoding DUF2911 domain-containing protein, with amino-acid sequence MKALLSFSAGMALLAVAPLTTQAQISTPQPSPKSTIQQRVGLTDITITYSRPSAKGRVIFGDSTSKAIVPYAKRWRTGANNSTTIKFSDDVTVEGKKVAAGEYALYTVPGKTTWTVVLSKDTKQGGNVANYKDADNVASFSVKPYKTTVKAETFTINFSDLTPATANVDMLWETTGAKFKVVADVDPKVVAQIDEKVTKNASPSTNDLAAAAVYYYDNDKDLKQALTWMQKANEKDPKFWNVHTEAKIRMKMKDYKGALTAAEQSRTLAQTAKNTDYVKMNDEIIAAAKKNGAK; translated from the coding sequence ATGAAAGCTCTACTTTCTTTCTCTGCCGGAATGGCCCTGCTGGCGGTTGCGCCACTTACCACTCAGGCCCAGATCAGCACACCGCAGCCTAGCCCCAAAAGCACAATCCAGCAGCGTGTAGGCCTCACCGACATCACCATCACGTATTCGCGCCCCAGCGCCAAGGGCCGGGTTATCTTCGGTGATTCTACCTCGAAGGCCATTGTACCATATGCCAAACGCTGGCGCACGGGCGCCAACAACTCCACCACCATCAAGTTCTCAGACGATGTGACGGTGGAAGGCAAGAAAGTGGCGGCCGGCGAATACGCTCTGTACACGGTACCCGGCAAAACTACCTGGACGGTGGTGCTCAGTAAGGACACCAAGCAGGGTGGCAACGTGGCCAACTACAAGGACGCCGACAACGTGGCCAGCTTCTCGGTGAAGCCCTACAAAACAACCGTAAAGGCCGAAACCTTCACCATCAACTTCTCTGACCTGACGCCCGCCACGGCCAACGTGGACATGCTATGGGAAACGACCGGCGCCAAGTTCAAAGTGGTGGCCGACGTAGACCCCAAAGTGGTGGCACAGATTGACGAAAAGGTGACCAAAAACGCCTCGCCTAGCACCAACGACCTGGCCGCTGCCGCCGTCTACTACTACGACAACGACAAGGACCTGAAGCAGGCTCTGACCTGGATGCAGAAGGCCAACGAGAAAGACCCCAAATTCTGGAACGTGCACACCGAGGCTAAAATCCGGATGAAGATGAAGGACTACAAAGGAGCCCTCACGGCCGCCGAACAGTCGCGCACACTGGCCCAGACCGCCAAAAACACCGACTACGTAAAAATGAACGACGAAATTATTGCTGCCGCCAAAAAGAACGGCGCCAAGTAA
- a CDS encoding sodium:solute symporter has product MSTFDWLVLSSTLIFIIGYGAWRTRGAGATLDSYLLGDRDASWWGVGLSIIATQASAITFLSTPGQAYDDGMRFIQFYFGLPLAMVLIALFAVPIYHRLKVFTAYEYLEGRFDRRTRTLAALLFLVQRGLSNGLSLYAPALVLSAILGWNINLTVWLLGGIMIAYTVAGGTRAVMVTQQGQVAVIFTGMVVAGYLLVHYLPPEVGFTEALQVAGHQGKLNLVDFHFDPTDRYNFWSGMTGGLFLALSYFGTDQSQVQRYLAGRSITQSRLGLLMNGLVKVPMQFGILLIGVLLFVFYQFSPPPLTFNRPVHDRVARSAEYGPQLRTLEDAHETLFLARRQATTQLVEALHSDDPAQLAAAQTHLQATNAATRGLRQQAQVLLKKAVPSAEAKDTDYVFLTFVLNYMPQGLVGLLIAVVLSAAMGSAAAGLNALASTTVIDLYRPSRPHADEAHNVQASRWAAIGWGVLGIGFATFAARLENLIQAVNILGSLFYGTILGIFMVAFFLKRVGGKAVFWSAVVAQAVVLLLFWRTDIGYLWFNIIGSGIVVGLSLLLAAVLPAEPAIQDLTAEEPPGL; this is encoded by the coding sequence ATGAGTACCTTCGACTGGTTGGTGCTCAGCAGCACGCTTATCTTCATTATTGGGTACGGGGCGTGGCGTACCCGCGGGGCTGGCGCCACGCTCGATTCGTATCTGCTCGGCGACCGTGACGCTTCCTGGTGGGGCGTGGGGCTGAGCATTATTGCCACCCAGGCCTCGGCCATCACCTTCCTCAGCACGCCCGGCCAGGCCTACGACGACGGCATGCGCTTCATTCAGTTCTACTTTGGCCTGCCGCTGGCCATGGTACTGATTGCGCTGTTTGCGGTGCCCATCTACCACCGCCTCAAAGTATTTACGGCCTACGAGTACCTGGAAGGCCGCTTCGATAGGCGCACCCGCACGCTGGCGGCGCTGCTGTTTCTGGTGCAGCGTGGTCTGAGTAATGGCCTTTCGCTGTACGCGCCTGCGCTGGTATTGTCGGCCATTCTGGGCTGGAACATCAACCTGACCGTGTGGCTGCTGGGCGGTATCATGATTGCCTACACTGTGGCGGGCGGTACTCGCGCCGTAATGGTGACGCAGCAGGGGCAGGTGGCTGTAATCTTCACCGGCATGGTGGTGGCAGGCTATCTGCTGGTGCACTACCTGCCGCCCGAAGTTGGCTTCACAGAAGCTCTGCAGGTAGCCGGGCATCAGGGCAAGCTCAATCTGGTAGACTTCCACTTCGACCCCACCGACCGGTACAACTTCTGGTCGGGCATGACGGGCGGCTTGTTTCTAGCGTTGTCCTACTTCGGCACCGACCAGAGCCAAGTGCAGCGTTACCTGGCGGGCCGCAGTATCACGCAGAGCCGCTTAGGGCTGCTCATGAACGGCCTCGTGAAAGTGCCTATGCAGTTCGGAATTCTACTGATTGGGGTGCTGCTGTTTGTGTTTTATCAGTTCAGTCCGCCGCCGCTCACCTTCAACCGGCCCGTGCACGACCGGGTAGCCCGCTCTGCTGAGTACGGTCCGCAACTACGCACCCTGGAAGACGCGCACGAAACCCTGTTTCTGGCCCGCCGCCAGGCCACTACCCAACTCGTGGAAGCCCTGCACTCCGACGACCCAGCCCAACTGGCCGCCGCCCAGACGCATTTGCAGGCGACCAACGCGGCCACCCGCGGCCTGCGCCAACAGGCCCAGGTGCTGCTTAAGAAAGCCGTGCCTTCCGCCGAAGCCAAAGACACCGACTACGTGTTCCTGACGTTTGTGCTGAACTATATGCCGCAGGGCTTGGTGGGCCTGCTGATTGCTGTAGTGCTGTCGGCGGCCATGGGCTCCGCGGCGGCTGGCCTCAATGCGCTGGCCTCTACTACCGTCATCGACCTGTACCGCCCCAGCCGCCCCCACGCCGATGAGGCGCACAATGTGCAGGCTTCGCGCTGGGCGGCTATTGGCTGGGGCGTGCTCGGCATCGGCTTTGCCACCTTCGCCGCCCGCCTCGAAAACCTGATTCAGGCCGTGAATATTCTCGGCTCGCTGTTCTATGGCACCATTCTCGGTATTTTCATGGTCGCCTTTTTCCTGAAGCGCGTGGGTGGCAAAGCTGTGTTCTGGTCGGCGGTGGTGGCCCAGGCGGTAGTGCTGCTGCTGTTCTGGCGCACCGATATCGGCTACCTCTGGTTCAATATCATTGGGAGCGGCATTGTAGTAGGGTTGAGCCTGCTGCTGGCTGCAGTGCTGCCCGCTGAGCCAGCTATACAGGACCTAACAGCAGAAGAGCCGCCTGGGCTGTAG
- a CDS encoding PIG-L family deacetylase — MRTRLFCAALSALLIFNYSLLPNSAAAQAPKTWSSSEILLGLKKLNVLGSALYVAAHPDDENTRLIAYMANGRLLETGYLSCTRGDGGQNLIGPELREGLGVIRTQELLAARRIDGGRQFFTRANDFGFSKTAAETFTIWDKEQVLSDMVWVIRQRRPDVMITRFPPDARAGHGHHTASAILAAEAFEAAGDPKRFPEQLKYVQVWQPKRLFWNTGSFFVKQGENMDGYLKVDAGQYNPLLGQSYGEIAARSRSQHKSQGFGSSAQRGEALEYLQQVKGDKVKSDPFEGIDMSWNRVPGGAAVGKLIDEVIRKYDAANPSASVAGLLKVREALQKLPKEAGFWNDEKREEIDELVYGCLGLSLSAVSQETTATPDGKLDIAIEALNRSSVPVKLKWLEVPAIDFGFQSVGNMAKQEVNEQLTSGKPFLKKASITIPAKQSVSQPYWLREAGTAGMYKVPDVVEDFAWPEHPHKGQRIEKREVLGRPENMPINEVLFTVEVAGVPLYYTRKLQYKSTDPVEGERYRPLAVVPPVAVNVGGHAYVFADNSPKTIPVTLRAGKAGVKGAVALTLPAGWKAEPASIPFELAAKDAEQTVQFRVQPSAGAAEGKTELRAVATVEGQAYSRGYQPIAYNHIPTQVLFPEAVAPLVKLDLKRKGQEIGYLMGAGDEVPDALRQIGYTVTLLKPEDLTEQNLRRFDAVVLGVRAYNTIDRLKTLQPTLLKYVENGGNLVVQYVVSRGTVLPQIGPYPLTLSNDRVTVENAAVTFLNPSQPLLNTPNKITSKDFEGWVQEQGLYYPSQWDAKYQTVLSSADPGEKAKESAILVADHGKGHYIYTGLSLFRELPAGVPGAYRILTNMVSLGKK, encoded by the coding sequence ATGCGTACTCGTCTTTTCTGCGCCGCTTTGTCGGCATTGCTCATTTTTAATTATTCATTACTGCCTAACTCAGCCGCCGCGCAGGCTCCCAAAACCTGGTCGTCGTCGGAGATTCTGCTGGGGCTCAAGAAGCTGAATGTGCTGGGCTCGGCGCTCTACGTGGCCGCCCACCCCGACGACGAAAACACCCGCCTGATTGCCTATATGGCCAACGGCCGCCTGCTGGAAACCGGCTACCTGAGCTGCACCCGCGGTGACGGGGGCCAGAACCTCATCGGGCCGGAGCTGCGTGAGGGGCTGGGCGTGATTCGGACGCAGGAGCTGCTGGCAGCCCGCCGCATCGATGGGGGCCGGCAGTTTTTCACCCGCGCCAACGACTTTGGCTTCTCGAAAACCGCCGCCGAAACCTTCACCATCTGGGACAAGGAGCAGGTGCTTTCCGACATGGTATGGGTGATTCGACAGCGCCGCCCCGACGTCATGATTACCCGTTTTCCGCCCGATGCCCGCGCCGGCCACGGCCACCACACCGCCTCGGCCATCCTGGCCGCCGAAGCCTTCGAGGCCGCCGGCGACCCGAAACGGTTTCCCGAGCAGCTCAAATATGTGCAGGTGTGGCAGCCCAAGCGGCTGTTCTGGAACACCGGCAGCTTTTTTGTGAAGCAAGGCGAAAACATGGACGGCTACCTGAAAGTGGATGCCGGCCAGTACAACCCGCTGCTGGGCCAGAGCTACGGCGAAATAGCGGCCCGCAGCCGCAGCCAGCACAAAAGCCAGGGCTTCGGGAGCAGTGCCCAACGCGGCGAGGCGCTGGAGTATCTGCAGCAGGTAAAAGGCGACAAGGTCAAATCCGACCCCTTCGAGGGCATTGATATGAGCTGGAACCGGGTGCCCGGCGGCGCGGCCGTGGGCAAGCTGATTGACGAGGTAATTCGGAAGTATGACGCCGCCAACCCCAGCGCCAGTGTGGCGGGGCTGCTGAAGGTGCGGGAGGCGCTGCAGAAGCTACCTAAAGAGGCCGGTTTCTGGAATGACGAGAAGCGGGAGGAAATTGATGAACTGGTATATGGCTGCCTGGGGCTGAGCTTGTCTGCTGTTTCTCAAGAAACTACTGCAACACCTGATGGGAAGCTTGATATAGCCATTGAAGCCTTAAATCGTTCATCGGTACCAGTGAAGCTGAAGTGGCTGGAGGTTCCGGCTATTGATTTCGGCTTTCAATCGGTAGGGAATATGGCGAAGCAGGAGGTCAATGAGCAATTGACCAGCGGCAAGCCGTTTCTGAAAAAAGCATCCATCACCATCCCGGCCAAGCAATCAGTGTCACAGCCGTACTGGCTGCGCGAAGCAGGAACGGCAGGCATGTACAAAGTGCCGGATGTGGTTGAAGACTTTGCCTGGCCGGAGCATCCGCATAAAGGACAGCGAATAGAAAAGCGGGAGGTGCTTGGCCGGCCCGAAAATATGCCGATTAATGAAGTACTATTTACCGTAGAAGTTGCCGGCGTGCCACTCTATTATACTAGGAAACTTCAATACAAAAGCACCGACCCGGTAGAAGGGGAGAGGTACCGCCCGCTGGCGGTGGTGCCGCCGGTCGCCGTCAACGTCGGCGGGCACGCCTACGTGTTTGCCGATAACTCGCCCAAAACCATTCCTGTGACGCTGCGCGCCGGCAAAGCGGGCGTGAAGGGCGCGGTGGCCCTTACGCTGCCCGCCGGCTGGAAAGCCGAGCCCGCCAGCATCCCTTTCGAGCTGGCCGCCAAAGACGCCGAGCAGACCGTGCAGTTTCGGGTGCAGCCTAGCGCGGGCGCGGCCGAGGGCAAAACCGAGCTGCGGGCCGTGGCTACCGTGGAGGGGCAGGCGTATTCGCGCGGCTACCAGCCCATAGCCTACAACCACATTCCGACCCAGGTGCTGTTTCCCGAAGCCGTGGCCCCACTCGTGAAGCTGGACCTCAAGCGCAAAGGCCAAGAAATCGGCTACCTGATGGGTGCCGGCGATGAAGTGCCCGACGCCCTGCGCCAGATTGGCTACACCGTCACGCTGCTCAAGCCCGAAGACCTCACCGAGCAGAACCTGCGCCGCTTCGATGCCGTGGTGCTGGGCGTGCGGGCCTACAACACCATAGACCGCCTCAAAACCCTGCAACCCACGCTACTGAAGTACGTGGAAAACGGTGGCAACCTGGTGGTGCAATATGTGGTGAGCCGGGGCACGGTGCTGCCGCAAATCGGGCCGTACCCCCTGACACTCTCCAACGACCGGGTGACGGTAGAAAACGCCGCCGTGACCTTTCTAAACCCCAGCCAGCCGCTGCTCAACACGCCCAACAAAATCACGAGCAAAGATTTTGAGGGCTGGGTGCAGGAGCAGGGCCTCTACTACCCCAGCCAGTGGGATGCCAAGTACCAGACCGTGCTCAGCAGCGCCGACCCCGGCGAAAAAGCCAAGGAAAGTGCCATTCTAGTAGCTGACCACGGCAAGGGCCACTATATCTACACCGGCCTTTCGCTGTTCCGGGAGCTGCCCGCCGGCGTGCCGGGTGCCTACCGGATTCTGACCAACATGGTGTCGTTGGGTAAGAAGTAG
- a CDS encoding S8 family peptidase, which yields MAFPVSSWLRLSALALLLPALGAAQNSAPVLPAVPQQQWYLLDPAADGVMGISARKTYEELLKNRPSAPVVVAIIDAGIDTAHADLKHLLWTNPKEVAGNGLDDDQNGYVDDVHGWNFLGGADGRNVDVETYEDTRLVARLKPLYEGKARTAVPAAKRAEYDLYQKVKKTQAEKIAENSERAESLGKAYTLNKQGADNLKQALNLTRLDTASLRRVSPTDPNLYRAALGLYGNLREAGYADMESVLADMKEGFDQSKSLLDFSLNPAFNPRASIIGDNPEDTKDRRYGNRDNNGPDPSHGTHVAGIIGGDRTNNLGILGIADNVRLMAIRAVPNGDERDKDVANAIRYAVDNGASIINMSFGKYYSPQREAVEDAVKYAASKGVLLVHSAGNESQDIDVNVEFPAPVYLNGQRIPNMITVGAAARTNDKNLIADFSNYGKKNVDVFAPGHQIYSTLPGQQYGNKSGTSMASPVVAGMAAVLKSYFPTLTATDLKRIILASVDVRHTKVLKPGTKKEVDFTELSSTGGLVNLYRAVQMASAETTK from the coding sequence ATGGCATTTCCTGTTTCTTCCTGGCTGCGTCTGTCGGCGCTGGCCCTGCTGCTGCCTGCCCTGGGGGCGGCCCAGAATTCTGCACCCGTCCTGCCTGCCGTGCCCCAGCAGCAGTGGTACCTTCTCGACCCCGCCGCCGATGGTGTAATGGGCATCAGCGCCCGTAAAACCTACGAGGAACTGCTCAAAAACCGTCCTTCCGCGCCCGTAGTAGTGGCCATCATTGATGCCGGCATCGATACGGCCCACGCCGACCTGAAACACCTGCTCTGGACCAACCCTAAGGAAGTGGCTGGCAACGGCCTCGACGATGATCAGAACGGCTACGTGGACGACGTGCACGGCTGGAATTTTCTGGGTGGCGCCGACGGCCGCAACGTGGACGTTGAAACCTACGAGGATACCCGGCTGGTGGCCCGGCTCAAGCCGCTGTATGAGGGAAAAGCCCGCACCGCTGTGCCGGCGGCCAAGCGCGCCGAGTACGACCTATACCAGAAGGTGAAGAAAACCCAGGCCGAAAAAATAGCCGAAAACTCGGAGCGGGCAGAGTCGTTGGGCAAAGCCTACACGCTCAACAAACAGGGTGCCGACAATCTGAAGCAGGCCCTGAACCTGACCCGGCTGGACACAGCCAGCCTGCGCCGCGTATCGCCCACCGACCCGAACCTATACCGCGCTGCGCTGGGCCTCTACGGCAACCTGCGTGAGGCCGGCTACGCCGATATGGAATCGGTGCTGGCGGACATGAAAGAGGGTTTCGACCAGAGCAAAAGCCTGCTTGATTTCAGCCTGAACCCGGCTTTCAATCCGCGCGCCAGCATTATCGGCGACAATCCAGAGGACACCAAGGACCGCCGCTATGGCAACCGGGACAACAACGGCCCCGACCCTTCACATGGCACCCACGTAGCCGGCATCATCGGCGGCGACCGGACCAATAACCTAGGGATTCTAGGTATTGCCGACAACGTACGCCTAATGGCCATTCGGGCCGTGCCCAACGGCGACGAGCGGGACAAGGACGTAGCCAACGCCATCCGCTACGCCGTCGATAACGGGGCCAGCATCATCAACATGAGCTTCGGCAAGTACTACTCGCCACAGCGCGAAGCCGTGGAAGATGCCGTTAAGTATGCCGCCAGCAAAGGCGTATTGCTGGTGCACTCCGCCGGCAACGAAAGCCAGGATATTGATGTGAACGTGGAGTTTCCGGCTCCCGTGTATCTCAACGGCCAACGCATTCCGAACATGATTACGGTGGGCGCCGCCGCCCGCACCAACGACAAAAACCTGATTGCCGACTTCTCGAACTACGGTAAGAAGAACGTGGACGTGTTTGCGCCCGGCCACCAGATTTATTCCACGCTGCCCGGCCAGCAGTACGGCAACAAAAGCGGCACCAGCATGGCCTCGCCGGTAGTGGCGGGTATGGCAGCGGTGCTCAAATCATACTTTCCCACTCTCACGGCCACTGACCTGAAGCGCATTATTCTGGCCTCGGTAGATGTGCGCCACACCAAAGTGCTGAAACCCGGCACCAAGAAGGAGGTGGACTTCACGGAGCTTTCCAGCACCGGCGGCCTCGTGAACCTCTACCGCGCCGTGCAGATGGCCAGCGCCGAAACTACAAAGTAG
- a CDS encoding DUF805 domain-containing protein has protein sequence MNRLDFGVRLLLVLTPLLAAYFLPAAPTTWYQAALASLALAACTAAVAMLAVRRLHDLHLSGWYTLALLVPLVNLPAYLLLLVLPGTPGVNPWGPAPGTFPELIPVRS, from the coding sequence ATGAACCGCCTCGATTTCGGCGTGCGTCTGCTTTTGGTGCTGACTCCTTTGCTAGCGGCGTACTTTCTACCGGCTGCGCCTACTACCTGGTATCAGGCAGCACTGGCCAGCTTGGCGCTGGCCGCCTGCACAGCAGCGGTAGCCATGCTGGCCGTACGCCGCCTCCACGACCTGCACCTGAGTGGCTGGTATACGCTGGCTCTGCTGGTGCCTCTGGTAAATCTGCCTGCTTATCTGCTGTTGCTGGTACTGCCCGGCACTCCGGGTGTCAACCCCTGGGGTCCGGCACCCGGCACTTTCCCCGAACTTATACCCGTCAGAAGCTAA